In the genome of Bremerella sp. P1, the window CCGAGGTAAACTGTGCCAGTTGCTGGTTCGCAGACTCGCGAGCAAAGCGAACCCAGACCACACTGAGCATGGCACATAGGTAGAGCAGGGAGGCGAACCACCAAACCTGCGGCGGCATATGAAAGGGAAACATCCGCGATCCAATCCGTGGAAGTATTTTTCGAATTCATTTCGAGAAGGCCAAGTTTTACTAAAGCCCGGCCAATTCCCAAATACGAGTTCGACTACTTATCAATAAAAAGGGCACGTCACGAACCACGCGACGTGCCCTTAGCTATTATCGACATCCATCGACCAAAACTATTTGATCAACTTGCCCAGTTCCGTATCGAGCTGCGAGATATGGAGACTGCGGCTGATGACCTTACCGTCTGGGCCAACCAGAATCATGGTCGGCAGGGTAAGGACACCCATCTCGATTGCATAGCGGCTATCGAGACCACCATCTTCATATAGCTGAGGCCAAGCCAGGCGATTGGCGGCGAGGAACTGCTTGACGTCCTCTTCACTGGAATCCAAGCTGACCCCGACAACCTGGAAACCACGAGCCCCATACTTGGCCTGCAGCTGGCGAATAATGGCCATGTCTTCTTTGCAAGGCTCGCACCAGGTAGCCCAGTAGTGCACCAGCAAGGCACTACCCTTGGCACCCGAGGAATCGAGCTTCTTGCCATCGACGGTTGTACCGCGAATAACAAACGGTTGCCCCACGGCATCCAGGCGTCGGATCGCTCCGTTGGCCTTATCGCCCAAAACTGTCCCCGAGAAGTCGGTGCGAATCCGGGTGTACCACTTCTTCGCGTCGTCCTCTTCGCCCGCGAATTCGTGGGCAATGGCCAACTGCATCATGGCTTCTGCCGCATCAGGACTCTTGGGGTAAGTGCCGATGAAGTCCTCGAGCTTAGCCAGCCAGGCTTCCTGGATCTTAGCGTAGTCGGCCTTCGGATCCTGGAACTGCTGCGTGTAGCCTGCCGACATTTCGCGGAAACGAACGTAAGCGGCCAGATCGCTCTTAGGAGCCCGCTTCTCGACCTGATCGGCCAGCGACTGCAGTTGCTCCAATCCCTTGCTCAGCTCTCCCGTTTGAATACCGCCACTTAGTGCGTCGGCAAGCTGCTTGATCCAGTTCTCACGCATCTCGTCGTCGTTCGCAGCGGCGATCACCTTTTTGATGACGTCCACACGCTGCATGGCCAGCTTTTCACGCTGATCTGCCGTAGCGGCCTGGGCCATCTGCTGATCGAGTTCCTCGAGCGAAGTCAGAATCTCTTGGATTTCGCTACCGACGCCCATCCCGGCTTGTCCAGCCGCCGGATTGCCGCTGTAGCTGAC includes:
- a CDS encoding redoxin family protein, which codes for MKSHKAHWAMALGVSMVCGTSVWAAGPTAEQALQLQPIQEDVEYQTPDANQIPKCNIGAEKVGEATGWVVTGPNGERLRVFLDTNNDKKVDFWAYYKDGVEVYRDVDTDFNGKADQYRWLGMAGTRWGLDKDEDGLVDQWKMISAEEVSAELVEAAKTGDADRFAALLPTAAELKSLGLTGERAKEVSDKVENGAEQFVAWARQQKLIDKSTNWVHFGATRPGIVPAGTEGVSKDLVVYENAIAMLDKAGEHGQLELGTLVRIGDAWRLIGAPAGIPGAEDVAANPQGYFFSVSYSGNPAAGQAGMGVGSEIQEILTSLEELDQQMAQAATADQREKLAMQRVDVIKKVIAAANDDEMRENWIKQLADALSGGIQTGELSKGLEQLQSLADQVEKRAPKSDLAAYVRFREMSAGYTQQFQDPKADYAKIQEAWLAKLEDFIGTYPKSPDAAEAMMQLAIAHEFAGEEDDAKKWYTRIRTDFSGTVLGDKANGAIRRLDAVGQPFVIRGTTVDGKKLDSSGAKGSALLVHYWATWCEPCKEDMAIIRQLQAKYGARGFQVVGVSLDSSEEDVKQFLAANRLAWPQLYEDGGLDSRYAIEMGVLTLPTMILVGPDGKVISRSLHISQLDTELGKLIK